In the genome of Leptospiraceae bacterium, the window GTTCGAAAATGCGATCGATCACTTGTTTTACATTATCAAAATCAATTGGTTTATAGCCATATTTTTCGATTACTTCTTCAGTATCTAAGTTCTCTTCGTAAATGTGTTCGAAAACTTGCTTTGCTATTCTTTGTGTGATTTTTCCTTCATTAAGAAGTTTGATCAAAGTTCCCAAACGCTTAGGAGTGCAGGCAAATTTTTGGATGGGAATATCAAGTTTATTAATGACTCCCAAGACTTCATCTTTTACCCAGTTTGAGGATTTCTTGGCATCCCCAGAAACCTTCACAGTTTCTTCGAAATACTCAGCTATTTCTTTTTCTCGGGATAACACGATTGCATCGTATTCTGGAAGTCCAAATTCTTTGATGTATCGATCTCGTTTTTGATCTGGGAGTTCTGGCATTTTCTTTCGGATTTCTTCTACCAGTTTTGGGCTTATCTCAAATACAGGTAGGTCTGGGTCTGGAAAGTATCGATAGTCTTCGGCATCTTCTTTGGTTCTCATTAAGCGTGTTTCTTTTTTGTCTGCGTCCCATAGGACTGTTGATTGAATGATTTTCCCCCCTGATTCTAAAACAGAAATTTGACGTTCAATTTCGTAATCAATCGCATTCCTTACAGCTTTAAAGGAGTTTAAATTTTTGATTTCTACTCTTGTTCCTAAAGGTTCATTGGGTCCTTTTCGAACGGAAACATTTGCATCACAACGTAAACTTCCTTCTTCCATGTTGGCATCAGAAATCCCCAGAGCTCGTATCATCCCTCTAAGGGTTTGTAAGAAATACCAGGCATCTTCACTACTACGAAGATCAGGTTCGGTAACAATTTCCAATAATGGAACACCAGCACGATTCAAATCAACAAACGAAACAGCCCGTCCACCATAATAACTATGAAGTAACTTCCCTGCATCTTCTTCTATGTGAATTCTGTGGATGCGGACACGAACTACTTCTTGATTGGGTTTTTTAAATTCCACGATTCCATTTTTTGCGTAGGGTTGATCATACTGAGAAATTTGGTATCCTTTTGGTAAGTCAGCATAAAAGTAATGTTTGCGATCAAACTTGGTGATTCTTGCTATTTCGCAGTTCATAGCTAAAGCTGCCATGATTGCCATTTCTAAAACTTCTTCATTCAAAACAGGAAGACATCCAGGAAGCCCAAGAGTCACCGGACCTGCTAAGGTATTGGCGGGAGCTCCAAACTCATAAGGATCATTACAAAAGAGTTTTGTTTTTGTTTTAAGTTGGCAGTGGATTTCTAAGCCAATTACTGCTTCATAACTCATATTCACGTTTTTTCCCTTGTGTTTCCTCTATCAACAAAAAAGAAATTGTAAAGATTTTGCGAACTTAAAAATAGATTTTGCTTTTATGAAATTTCCCAAAATCATTTCTTTTGCGAATCAAAAAGGAGGTGTAGGAAAGACCACATCAGCTCTTCAGTTATCATTTCTTCTGAGTAAAAAAGACTTTCGTGTTTTGTTGGTTGATATTGATCCACAAGCAAATACAACTTCTATTTTTTTTGATGTTCACACAATACCCATAGAAGAAACCATTTATACCGTTTTAAAAGAGCCGAGTGTTTTAAAAGATAATTTTATCCCCAAACAAACAAAATGGCAGAATCTTTCTATTTTACCATCAACGTTACAGCTCTCTGAGTTGGAACCCTCACTCATTGGCGCAATTGATGGTTTTTTTCGTTTGCAGGATGCATTTTCCCATATAAAAAATCACTATGAATTCATAATCATTGATTGTCCTCCGAATTTAGGAATGCTAACCCTAAATGCTTTAATCACTTCGGATTATGTCATTATTCCCTTGCAAGCAGCGAAATTTTCTTTAGAAGGAATAAAAACCATCCTTCAAACCATAGAAACATTGAACACGAAGTTTCATTGCCATATCCAAGTTTTAGGTGCATTGATGACCATGTTCAACGAAAGGACTACTATAGCGAAGACCATGTTAGAAGAAATGAAAAAATACTTATATCTTTTTAAAACCACGATTTCTCATAGTGTGATTGTAGAAGAATCCTACATTATGAAGGAACCCCTTTACACGTATGCGCCAAAATCAAAAGTTTTGAGTCAATACCAAACCTTTACTGAGGAAGTATTAAATGAAATCCAAAAAAGAGAAGCTTACTAAAAAAGTTCAAGAAGAAGTTCAAAAGAATATAGGGAAAGAAACTCAGCCAACCTACAAAGAAGTATTACAAGAAATCCAGCAATCACCAACAGAACAAACTCAAACCTCAGAAGTAAAATCACACGAAATATCAGATCAGACACAAAAAAGAAATACTGACGAAAAAATCAAAAAAAATCAAGACAAATCCAGCCAAAAAGAAAATTCGGAATATATGTCTACAAAACGGGATTCAATTTATAATGTTTCGTCAGATATTCGATTAGAAGATTACGTCGAAGAACCCCAGAAAAAAGATTTCGGACCTTATCTTCGCTATGTCCTTATTTTCTTAATTATTTTACTTTTGATATTTGGTCTTTGGAAGTTGGGAACTTGGCTATTTGCCCCTAAGTATTATTTATCTATTTCTAATACAGAAATCACCGATGAAAACTATAAAACTTTTATCAAAAATAAACAAATTCCTTTATATCCGGGACAGCTCATTCACATACGTTTTACTTATTTAGAACTGAAATCCAACTTTTATACAATACAAATTCTCAGAAAAGATGGAGCTGCTCTCAGCGAAGAAGCCACTTTTGGAAGAAAAATCCCAAGAACCGTAAATTATATTTACTATGCAGGAACGTTGGATCCCGGAAGTTATGTAGTGAGAGTGTTTGATGAAAATCGTGAGATCTTGATTGAAAGAGAAATTGAAGTTGTTTCACAATGATAAAGAAATTTTATAATTTTTTTTTATTAATTCTTGTTATTTCGTGTGATCGATTATATTATCCTCCTAAACCTCATGGTGTGAATGAGAGAGCGGTTTTTAATTCGAAAACAAAAATGTGGGAATACAAGGATGAACAAAAAGAAATCGTATGGTATGAGGATGGCAAAATTTTTCGTGAAGCACAAAAAAAGGGAGAGCTGTATCATGGAAAGTTTAAGCAATATTTTCGAAATGGAAAGGTATCTCAAGAAGGAATATATGAAGAAGGGTATCGAGTGGGAACATGGTATTATTACTACCCAGATGGAAAATTTTATTTAATCATAAATTATCAAAAAGAACCAGTAAGTAATTTCTTCTTTTTGAATTCAACGACAGGAAATGAAAACGGTCTTTACAAACGTTTTTATCCTGGAGGTATCATAGAAGAAGAAGGATATTTTTTAGGGGGGAAACTTCATGGGAAAAGGATTCGCTATCACAAAAATCAACAACTTCATTTTGTGATGGAATACGAGCAGGGTGTAGTAAAACGATATACAACATTTCATCAAAAATCAACCATGGATTGAACTCCATAAGAAACGTAGAGGTTTCGGGAGTGGATTTTTTGAGAATTTGGATTTAGCGACATAAGACATAATTTGAGAAAAAGTTATATCATCAAAAAAATCATTAAAAAGGATAATATCAAATGGAATGACTTAATTTCTTACAGAATGAGGAAAAATTTCACTTTTCACAACTCGAATAAAATTTATTTCATAAAGCGAGTTAGTATTTAAAAAAGCAATAAGATTTTTTGATAATGAGTAATAAAAACCTAAACTTAATCCATACCCAGTAGAGGGCAAGGAATATACCTCAAAATTATAGCCTAATATTGGTGTGGTTGGAAAAAAACTTTTTTTGATCAAATTAAAAGTGTTTAAAAAGTAATCAAAATTGAATGATAAGATTAATTTTAAATTTTTCGATATAAGCCAATCAATCTTTAAACCAAACCAAAATGAAGTCTTTTCATTCTGAAAACGCCAATCAGATAATGCAAGAGATGATATTTCAGTTCTTGGCTGCATTAGTGTTAATAATATTCTACTTAGAGAGTTGTAAGATAAATTAAGGTTTGAAGTTTCAAATTTTAACCTATAGCCAATGACACAAATCATCTCTACCAACAAAAACGTTTAAATAAAGATTGTAAATTTCGGTTTTATGATTATGTTTTATTGCAGTAAAATATGGATCAATATCTAAAGTTTCAATTTGGGCTGTAATGAAAGGTTCGAAAAACGTCAAGTTTTTTACTAACGGTTTTAACGAAAATGAAGTATAAGAAAAATAAATCGATACTTCATCAATATGTGTGAATAATTCCATGGAAACATGATCTGTTGTAGGATTTAAAAGTGTGCTGATGAGGCATGAATTTGTCGGATTCCTATCCCAATAGTTGAAATTAGAGAATAAAATGTGAGTAATTTTACCAAGGCAGATTTATAAGAACTCGGACCGGTTTCAAAAGAAATTCCAGAGTTTTGTCGTGAAATTAAAGGTTTTTTTGGGGGAACTAAAGTTGCTTGCTGTTTTTTTTCTTCTTTTCGTTTTCTTTCTAATTCTTCTTTCGATGGGGTATAACGAATTCTTTTGATGTCTTTTTTATCGAGGACGAGAACTTGTTTATTATCGAGTTCGACTTGGATTTTTTCTCTTGATTGATTGATGATTTTTCCTTCATAGACTTTTCCATTTTTCATTTTTTCATTTCGATGATTTCTGAACGTAGGGGAAAGGAAAATAACAAAAAGTTGAGAAATAATAAGTATCGTTTAGAATTTGATGTGATTATTAATTTTTTGACATATAATAAAAGTCAATATATTTATAGAATATTTTTATAAAACAATATAATTTTTTTTATATAATTATAGATATTAGAGTTACTAATAGGAAATATATAAGAGGATGCTTCATAGCAAGATGTTTATTCTAAGCAGAAAAGCGATGGAGTTTTTCCATGGATCAGTCATGAGCATAAAATTGATGGCAGAATGTTCTTTGTGTATTATTTTTATTTTGTCAATACTGATTGTTATGCTATTACTTAAAAATCGATCATTGATTGGACTCCAAAAGAAAAATTTAAGCTTTGAGAATCAATAAGTAATCTATTAGTGAAAAATTGAGAGATTTGATTAAAAACAATATCTTTGGCAAAATTTTCTAATTGAATAAACTGTCTAATCTGACCTCCATTTTCCCTATAGATAAAACCATATAATTTATTATTAACATCAGTTATGATAGAAGTTTTAAAGGTTGAATTAAGATTAAGAAATACGACAAAGTTTTTAGAAGCGAAATACTGGAGCTCGATACCCAATCCCAATCCCAAAGTAAGCATATTTGAAACATCAAAATCATAACCAATCAAAGGTGAAGTTGAACCTAATTTGTTCTTGTTGAATGTGGAAAAACTTTCTCCAATTTCATAAGATATTAGGGTAATTATTTTAGAATTCTTCGATGTCAACCATTCAAGATTCACACCGGACCATAAGGTAATGCTTCTATTTCGAAAACGCCAATTAGATCCTGTGAGTGTAGGATTTCGGTTTTGAGTTGATGAAAAGCTGATGCTGTCATTTGGTGAGATAAGATTTGAATCTTCCATTTTTAATCCCAGCGGTATGCCAATAAAAAGAAAAGTATTTAGAAGCTCATTTTTATCAATTATGAAGTTAAGATAAAAATTGAAAGTATTTGATATGGGGTTGGTTTTCCTTGCTGTAATAAAAGGGTCAATATCTAAATATTGCATATTTCCTGTGTATAAATATTCAGAAAGGATTAGATTTTTAATTACGGGATTTAAAGAAAATGAAGTAAAAGAAAGGTAAAAAGATACTTCATCAATATGTGTAAATAGTTGCATTGAAATATGATTTGTGGAAGTATTCATGGGAGAACTAAGGAAAGATGTAAATTGACCACCTCCTAAGTTTTGAGCTACATAGAAAATCTGATAAGTTAAATATAAAGAATAAAAGTTCAATAGATCGATAAAAGCATGCCGATAAGAACTCGGACCTATGCCAAAAGAAATTCCAAAGTTTTGTCGTGATATCAAAGGTTTTTTTGGGGGGACTAAAGCTGTTTGCTGTTTTTTTTCTTCTTTTCGTTTTCTTTCTAATTCTTCTTGTTGTCGTAAGAGTTCTTTTTGGCGTTCTTCTTTTCGTTTTCTTTCTAATTCTTCTTGTTGTCGTAGGAGTTCTTTTTGACGTTCTTCTTCTCTACGCTTTCTCTCTAATTCTTCTTTCGATGGGGTATAACGAATTTTTTTGATGTCTTTTTTATCGAGGACGAGAACTTGTTTATTATCGAGTTCAACTTGGATTTTTTCTCTTGTTTGATTGATGATTTTTCCTTCATAGATTTTTCCATTTTTCATTTCGATGATTTCAGAAAAAAGAGGGAATGAGAATAACATTAAATAAAAGAATAGCAAGTATAGTTTAGAATTTAACATAGTTACTAGTTTTTTGACATATGTTGAAGGTCAATATTTTTTTAAAACAATATAATTTTTTTATTTAATTACAGACATTAGAGTTGTGAATAGGAAATAGGAAGATATAGTAATTAAAAGATACCCATTATGATTTTTTATTAGTTTCAATCGATAAGACAAAAAATTAGTTCTTATCGAACTGCGAGGATTTCAACGAGAACGAAGAATATAGGAAATTGTTTTAATTTGTTTTTGTGCATCAAATATTATGAAACTTCAATATATTAATTTCTTAAGGTTATTTTTTTATTCAAAAGTCAATCAATAATTGTATTACAAAAGAATTATTAGAGTTTCAATAGTCGATAAGCAAATTCTTAGGATAAATTTGAGGGAATTAATTTAAATCACTTGGTAAAATTTTCTAATTAATTACCATTCCGCTCCAACATTTAATATTTTTTTTGAATGGTGATTTTTCCTACGATGATTTTTCCATCTTTCATTTCGATTTTTCTGGATGGAGTCAAAATTTAGTGAATAAGCAAAAAAGGATATAAATTTAAATTTTGACATTTGGACTAACTACCAACAGTTAAAAAAATTTCAAATTCTTTTTCTTTATTAGTGTTTGGTTGGTTTTTTATTTGTTTTTTAGGCTTTAACTTTTTATTTCTTTGCTTGAGACTGAAGCCATTTTAGGTATTCTTAAATTTTCTTAAATTTGCACCATGATGTCTTTTAGAATTTGTTTGTTTAAATCGTTGGAAAGCACACGCCAACTAATTCCTTTAGGAGTGGCAAGCAAGGAACGACCTAAAAGTTTTTTCCCAAGAAATGAACCAGTAGCATCGCAATTGACGATACTGATATCTAATTCTTTTGCGGGCTTGAGGTAGGTATCATTTTCGTATTGGAGTAGTGCTTCTTCATCTTTTCCTTCATCAGGGTTAGCATTTGGATTGAAAATTAAGTGGATTTGATTATTTTTTAATTCTTCTATCAACTTTATGTTTTGTATTTCTTCCCCTATGAGGACACCAAATCGAATATTATTTAACATAAACATACCAATGTCACTACCAGCAGTAAAGAAAGATGTTTCTTCTTGATTTAAAAAACGCTTTTGGTACCAATCCACAATATTTTCATCATATATAATTGGAGTGGAGTGATATAATTTACCCTCATGAACTTGTACGACACTTCCGCCTATGATGACGCCTTTGTAGGATTGACTAAGTTTTAAAAGCCAATCAACAGCATTCTGTGTTTTTTCTTTTAGCTCGAGGATTTGTTTTACATTTTGATCTGAATAAAAAAAAGATGGAAGAATAAGAAAATCGGATCTTAAACTTGCCAACTTCTTAAAGGTTTGAAGATTCAGCCCTTCACTTAAATTTTTTTGGAAGAGAGAGATTTTTATTAATGGCATAGATAAAATATTTTTAAGAATTGAACTTGTGAGTCAATTCATTTATGATCTGAAGGATAAGAAAAGTATAAAGGGGATATTTTGGAATCTACTTAGTGCTCTGATGTTTTACTTTGCAACAGTTTTTGTCTACCTTGGACTTTCAATGGATGATCCTACCTCAAATGCTTATGTATATGCTTTTTATCGTTATTATGTGGGAAGCATTGTGTTTTTGTTTCTTTTAATTAAGAAAAATATCCGCCTTTCCTTTGAACTTCCCTTACCTGTTTTTATGAGAGGAATTACCAATGGCATCGCAGTGATCTTTTTTTACTTGGCGATTGAATGGGGAGAGACGGGACGAGCAAATGTTTTGAACATGACGTATCCTGCTTTTGTAGCATTGATTTCCGGTCCTTTGATCAGAGAATATCCTGATTTTCGCACCATTTTGAGTCTGATTTTGTGTATTATTGGAATTTTCTTTTATTTCATTGAACCTTTATTGAAGTTAGCTCACGAAATCCTGATTTCTGATATATTTGCTCTTTTGTCATCAATCACTGCAGCTTTTTCGATTGTGTCATTAAGAAGCTCTGCTAAGATTGCTCCAACAGAATATATATTGTTTTGGATGTTTTTTTTAGGAGTTTTTATTACGCTTCCTTTTTGTTATAAAAATTTATTTTTACTTGATAAATCTGATTTAGTGTATCTTTTGGTATCAGCGGTTATGGGTGTGTTGGGTCAATGGTTTCTTACGATTTCTTATCGATACTTAGATGCCACAACGGGCAGTATTGTTTCAGGTTCAAGAATCCCAATCGCTTTGTTGTTCGGATTTTTCTTTCTTGGGGAACCATTTTCATTTTTTGCCTGGATGGGTGGTCTTTTGATTTTTACCAGCAACATCTTGATTGCTCTCAAACATGAGTTTAAGTAGCCTAGAGCAAGCCAGTCTAAATAAAATCGAAAATCGCATTTTATACATGGGTAAATTAGGACTTTTTGGAACATTAAAGGAATTCTATTGTTGGTATCAATATTTGTTTAATGAGGCAGTTCCAATGCGCACTTTTCTAAAAATTTTCATGAAACTCATAAAATCAAAAGTGTTCATAAATTATGATAACCTCAAACATGAATATATTTACAATTCGGAAATATTGTTTGGAAATTCTGTTGAGTTTACGTTTCCGATTGACTTAAAGTGTTCCCCCATTCAGTTTGTTCGTTCCCGTATGATATCGTTTTTAAAATCCCATAAAGTTCAAGAAGAACTCCTCTACGATATCATCATCGCATCGACAGAAGCAGTAGAAAATGCAGTCAAGTATTCCTCCCATGATGAGATTTACATAAAATATTATATCGAAAATAAAACCTTCTATGTAGAAATTCGAAATCATTATGAAATTCCAGAAATTCAGAAAGATATTAAGCGAGGGAAATACGATAGCTCTCTAACATTAATGCGGGGTATGTTAGTAATGTCAAAACTATTCGACGAAATTGATTTCGATAGAATAGAAGATAAAAAAATAGCAATTTTTCGAGCTTCAAAAAAATTAAAATGAAAAAATTCAAGCTCATCTCTTCGTATAAACCTGCAGGAGATCAACCCAGGGCTATTCGAGAACTTGTTGAAGCTGCGAAATCTGGCAAAAATCAGTTGTGTCTAGTGGGAGTAACGGGCTCAGGAAAAACCTTCACAATGGCGGGTTTTATAGAGGGCGTACAAAAACCTGTTTTGGTCCTCACCCACAATAAAACCTTAGCTGCTCAATTGTACAAAGAATTCAAAGAATTTTTTCCCGAGAATGCTGTTGAGTATTTTGTTTCTTACTATGATTACTATCAACCCGAAGCTTATGTTCCTACAACGGATCTATACATCGAAAAAGATGCGAGTATCAATGATGAGATTGATCGTCTTCGTTTGAGAGCAACTTCAGCTGTATTGGAGCGAAGGGACGTGGTGATTGTGGCTTCAGTTTCTGCAATCTATGGTTTGGGTTCTCCAGAGGATTACAAAGAAAGCACCATCTTGTTGGATGTAGGACTCACGATAGATCGGGATGAGGTTTTAAAGAAACTCATCTTTATTCAATATGTTCGAAATGACGTTGAATTCGCAAGGGGAACTTTTCGGGTTCGTGGTGATACGGTTGAAGTCATCCCAGCATATCGTCAAGAGGCAGTTCGTATTGAATGGTTTGGCGACGAGATTGAATCTTTGAGCTTGATTGATCCTTTAACTGGCAAAATATTAGAAAAACTCAATCGCATCATCATTTATCCTGCAAAACACTTTATCACATCACCCCCAAGACTAAAAGAAGCCATCAAAGCCATAGAAGAAGAACTCAAAGAAAGAATAGAGTTTTTCAAAAGCCAAGGGAAGTTATTAGAAGCAGAGCGAATCCAAATGAGAACAAAATATGACTTAGAAATGCTCATGGAATTGGGTTATTGTAATGGGATTGAAAACTACTCAAGGCATCTATCGGGAAGAAAGCCAGGAGAACCTCCAGCAACACTACTGGATTATTTTCCGGATGATTTTTGGGTGATCATTGATGAAAGTCACGTCACAATCCCACAGATTCGAGGAATGTACGAAGGAGATCGTTCACGAAAGCAAACCTTAGTTGATTTTGGATTTCGATTGCCTTCAGCTCTGGATAATCGTCCTTTGAACTTTCAAGAATTCGAAAAGAAAGCAAAAAACATTTTGTATGTTTCAGCAACACCAGCAGAGTATGAATTAAACAGAGCTCAAGTTGTAGTAGAACAATTAGTAAGACCAACGGGACTTTTGGATCCAATTGTTGAAGTGCGACCTACAAAAAATCAGATTGAAGATTTGATCATAGAAATCAAAAAACGAATCAAAAAAAATCAAAGAACCTTAGTAACAACTTTGACCATCAAGATGGCAGAGGATTTGACAGATTACCTACGGGAGTTAGATATTTCTGTTGCTTATCTACATTCAGAGATTGATACCATAGAAAGAGTGGAAATCATTCGAGATTTAAGAAAAGGAATTTATGATGTGGTAGTAGGAGTAAATTTACTCAGGGAAGGATTGGATATTCCTGAGGTTTCCCTCGTTGCCATTTTGGATGCTGACAAAGAAGGCTTTTTGCGAAATGCTCGTTCTTTGATCCAGACTATCGGAAGAGCTGCAAGAAATGTTGATGGTATGGCAATTCTTTATGCTGATAAAATCACACCCTCAATGAAATATGCGATTGAAGAAACTCAACGAAGAAGAAAAATCCAAGAAGAATTCAACCGACTTCATGGTATCACGCCAGAAACCATCAAAAAGAGAATTGATGACATCTTACCAAGAGACATAGAGCTCCAAGAAATCGAAGAAGAAATAAAAACATACGAAGAATTAGAAAAAGAATTAGAATTGTCAGGAATTTCGATTTCTCAGAAAATAGAAAAAATCAAAAAAGCCATGTTGGAAGCAGCAGAAAAATTGGACTTCGAGAAAGCCGCCCTTCTTCGGGACTGGATGTTGAGCTTAGAGGGAAAAGAAACTGCCAAACTAAAATTCATAGGAGAGCAAAAATTGCTTGAACTCAAATCTCCAAAAAGAAAAGCAATAGCAAAAAAAAAAGAGAATAAATGAAAAGAAAAATCATCTTTTTCTTGTTTGTTTTAGTCTTTAATACAGCATGCAGCTCTTTGTTTCAAAAACAACTCGAAGAAAAAAGTATAACACCACTTCTGATTCATCCCAACGAAAAGCGCTTCAAAAGCATGGTGCAACTTACTTTCTTTGGAAATAATGCTGAAGGGTATTTCAGTTTTGATGACTCAATGTTGGTATTTCAAAGTGATTGGAATTATCGAACCCAAACGCAGAGAGAGTGTGATCAAATCTATCGAATCGATATTTCGTCATTGGACTTTACGAAGAATAACACCTTTCAATATGAGTTAATTTCCACGGGTAAAGGTAGAACGACATGTTCTTATTTCTTAAAAGATAATCAAATCCTTTATTCATCAACCCATGAAATTTTTCCTGAGTGTCCTAACCCAATCAGAACTTATCAAGGTAAATACGTCTGGCAACTTTTTGACTATGATATTTATCTTTTCAATCCTAAAACGAAAGAACTAAAGAAATTCGTAGCTAACAAAGGTTATGATGCAGAAGCAACTGTTTCTCCAGATGGACGATATGTTGTTTATACTTCCATGAAAAGTGGAGATTTAGAAATCTGGAGAAAAGATTTAATCACCGGTGAAGAAAAACAACTTACAAATGAGTTAGGCTATGATGGTGGTGCTTTCTTTTCGTATGACTCAAAAAAAATTGTATGGAGAGCTTCACGTCCCAAAACCAAAGAAGAGATTACCCTATACAAAGAATTGTTGTCTAAAAATCTGGTTCAACCATCAGAACTGAATGTTTACGTAATGGACGCAGATGGAAAGAACAAAAAACAAGTCACGTTTCTTCCGGGAACTAACTGGTCTCCATTTTTCCATCCAAGTGATCAGAAAATTTTATTTTCCTCAAACCATCATGTTTTGCAAAAGGGAGGGAGAACTTTCCATTTGTTCATGATTAATATAGATGGAACGAATTTAGAACAAGTTACCTTTGGAAATGAGTTTGAGTCTTTCCCCATGTTTTCATTCCATAAACACAAAGATCACTATTGGTTGGTATTCGCAAGCAATCGGAATGCAAAAAGACCAAGGGACACAAACCTATTTATAGCAGAGTGGGTGGACTAACGAAAAGAAAAATTAAAAAAGAAGTCGAGACAGTTTTTTTCTGTATTCATTCGAGAGGGGATGATTCTGTCCTAAAATATTAAAACAAGTCACCAAGTGATCTTTAAGTTCCATTTTTCGACTGAGGTTTTGTTCAATTAATTGGTAGAAAAACTCTAAGGTTTCCCTTTGTTGGTTTTCGTTTCCAAAAAGATGAATGAATTTATTTAAGTATTCCCAAAAATATTCTTGGTCTTCGTGTTTTTTTATATAATCCAATAGAGATGTTGCAGAGGAGGCATATTCAGCTTTTCGTTCTATCAAGTAGTTTAAGATTTTTTTGACCATATCAATATCTTTTTCTGCAATATATATGCTCATAGATTTCCATAGATGAAAAGAAACTTCTGTTCCATCAATTTTTTTCTCTATGATTTTTGATACAGCATTTTTGATTTTTTCTGGAACGTTTGATTGTAGTTCTTTTACGAAATAATCCCTTTCTTCGTTGGGAATATGTTTATCGAGAAATTTTCTAATAAGGGGCTCAGGAAGTGCTCCTGTAAATGAGTCAACTGCTTTTCCGTTTTTGAAGAGAAC includes:
- the gatB gene encoding Asp-tRNA(Asn)/Glu-tRNA(Gln) amidotransferase subunit GatB, encoding MSYEAVIGLEIHCQLKTKTKLFCNDPYEFGAPANTLAGPVTLGLPGCLPVLNEEVLEMAIMAALAMNCEIARITKFDRKHYFYADLPKGYQISQYDQPYAKNGIVEFKKPNQEVVRVRIHRIHIEEDAGKLLHSYYGGRAVSFVDLNRAGVPLLEIVTEPDLRSSEDAWYFLQTLRGMIRALGISDANMEEGSLRCDANVSVRKGPNEPLGTRVEIKNLNSFKAVRNAIDYEIERQISVLESGGKIIQSTVLWDADKKETRLMRTKEDAEDYRYFPDPDLPVFEISPKLVEEIRKKMPELPDQKRDRYIKEFGLPEYDAIVLSREKEIAEYFEETVKVSGDAKKSSNWVKDEVLGVINKLDIPIQKFACTPKRLGTLIKLLNEGKITQRIAKQVFEHIYEENLDTEEVIEKYGYKPIDFDNVKQVIDRIFEQFPEQVQQILNGKEKVKGFLVGQVMKETKGQAPPDEVHRYIDEKIKTLKTQS
- a CDS encoding ParA family protein, which encodes MKFPKIISFANQKGGVGKTTSALQLSFLLSKKDFRVLLVDIDPQANTTSIFFDVHTIPIEETIYTVLKEPSVLKDNFIPKQTKWQNLSILPSTLQLSELEPSLIGAIDGFFRLQDAFSHIKNHYEFIIIDCPPNLGMLTLNALITSDYVIIPLQAAKFSLEGIKTILQTIETLNTKFHCHIQVLGALMTMFNERTTIAKTMLEEMKKYLYLFKTTISHSVIVEESYIMKEPLYTYAPKSKVLSQYQTFTEEVLNEIQKREAY
- a CDS encoding carbon-nitrogen hydrolase family protein; this encodes MPLIKISLFQKNLSEGLNLQTFKKLASLRSDFLILPSFFYSDQNVKQILELKEKTQNAVDWLLKLSQSYKGVIIGGSVVQVHEGKLYHSTPIIYDENIVDWYQKRFLNQEETSFFTAGSDIGMFMLNNIRFGVLIGEEIQNIKLIEELKNNQIHLIFNPNANPDEGKDEEALLQYENDTYLKPAKELDISIVNCDATGSFLGKKLLGRSLLATPKGISWRVLSNDLNKQILKDIMVQI
- a CDS encoding DMT family transporter — protein: MSQFIYDLKDKKSIKGIFWNLLSALMFYFATVFVYLGLSMDDPTSNAYVYAFYRYYVGSIVFLFLLIKKNIRLSFELPLPVFMRGITNGIAVIFFYLAIEWGETGRANVLNMTYPAFVALISGPLIREYPDFRTILSLILCIIGIFFYFIEPLLKLAHEILISDIFALLSSITAAFSIVSLRSSAKIAPTEYILFWMFFLGVFITLPFCYKNLFLLDKSDLVYLLVSAVMGVLGQWFLTISYRYLDATTGSIVSGSRIPIALLFGFFFLGEPFSFFAWMGGLLIFTSNILIALKHEFK
- a CDS encoding ATP-binding protein, giving the protein MSLSSLEQASLNKIENRILYMGKLGLFGTLKEFYCWYQYLFNEAVPMRTFLKIFMKLIKSKVFINYDNLKHEYIYNSEILFGNSVEFTFPIDLKCSPIQFVRSRMISFLKSHKVQEELLYDIIIASTEAVENAVKYSSHDEIYIKYYIENKTFYVEIRNHYEIPEIQKDIKRGKYDSSLTLMRGMLVMSKLFDEIDFDRIEDKKIAIFRASKKLK
- the uvrB gene encoding excinuclease ABC subunit UvrB, which gives rise to MKKFKLISSYKPAGDQPRAIRELVEAAKSGKNQLCLVGVTGSGKTFTMAGFIEGVQKPVLVLTHNKTLAAQLYKEFKEFFPENAVEYFVSYYDYYQPEAYVPTTDLYIEKDASINDEIDRLRLRATSAVLERRDVVIVASVSAIYGLGSPEDYKESTILLDVGLTIDRDEVLKKLIFIQYVRNDVEFARGTFRVRGDTVEVIPAYRQEAVRIEWFGDEIESLSLIDPLTGKILEKLNRIIIYPAKHFITSPPRLKEAIKAIEEELKERIEFFKSQGKLLEAERIQMRTKYDLEMLMELGYCNGIENYSRHLSGRKPGEPPATLLDYFPDDFWVIIDESHVTIPQIRGMYEGDRSRKQTLVDFGFRLPSALDNRPLNFQEFEKKAKNILYVSATPAEYELNRAQVVVEQLVRPTGLLDPIVEVRPTKNQIEDLIIEIKKRIKKNQRTLVTTLTIKMAEDLTDYLRELDISVAYLHSEIDTIERVEIIRDLRKGIYDVVVGVNLLREGLDIPEVSLVAILDADKEGFLRNARSLIQTIGRAARNVDGMAILYADKITPSMKYAIEETQRRRKIQEEFNRLHGITPETIKKRIDDILPRDIELQEIEEEIKTYEELEKELELSGISISQKIEKIKKAMLEAAEKLDFEKAALLRDWMLSLEGKETAKLKFIGEQKLLELKSPKRKAIAKKKENK
- the trxA gene encoding thioredoxin, yielding MKSLTAQDFQKEVIEASHQVPVLVDFWAEWCAPCRILSPVLEKLEREYQGKWKLAKVNTDYEPELAMKFRVTGIPHCVLFKNGKAVDSFTGALPEPLIRKFLDKHIPNEERDYFVKELQSNVPEKIKNAVSKIIEKKIDGTEVSFHLWKSMSIYIAEKDIDMVKKILNYLIERKAEYASSATSLLDYIKKHEDQEYFWEYLNKFIHLFGNENQQRETLEFFYQLIEQNLSRKMELKDHLVTCFNILGQNHPLSNEYRKKLSRLLF